From the Peromyscus leucopus breed LL Stock chromosome 8b, UCI_PerLeu_2.1, whole genome shotgun sequence genome, one window contains:
- the LOC114707750 gene encoding WAP four-disulfide core domain protein 18-like, whose product MKTATILVLVALTTMEMDKACALSSHGELQKPGACPKLPPSTCGTCNKRCSGDESCPRKMKCCSNGCGHVCMWPVFKKTGSPGNKDSILRSMTDD is encoded by the exons ATGAAAACAGCCACAATCTTGGTTCTGGTGGCTTTGACCACCATGGAGATGGACAAGGCCTGTGCTCTGTCTTCTCATGGAG aattacaaAAACCTGGAGCTTGTCCCAAGCTGCCCCCAAGTACTTGTGGAACTTGCAATAAGAGGTGCTCAGGAGATGAATCATGCCCTCGTAAAATGAAGTGCTGCAGCAATGGGTGTGGTCATGTCTGCATGTGGCCTGTCTTCAAA AAGACTGGCAGCCCTGGAAACAAGGATTCGATATTAAGAAGCATGACTGATGACTAG
- the LOC114707728 gene encoding C-C motif chemokine 4-like, producing the protein MFVPQIPDNLESLTWRLHCLRCPPPSALSSYPQPVLAAPHLCPRPRGPIKRGSQLRSAQHSASFCSFWALQSQLCSILSPSNTMKLCVSALSLLLVMAAFWAPALSAPVGSDPPTSCCFSYTARKLPRNFVTDYYETSSLCSKPAVVFLTRKGKQVCADPSQPWVNEYVNDLELN; encoded by the exons ATGTTTGTTCCACAGATTCCAGACAATCTGGAAAGTCTGACATGGAGGCTCCACTGTCTGAGGTGCCCACCACCAAGTGCATTGAGTTCCTATCCACAGCCCGTGCTCGCAG CACCCCACCTCTGTCCCAGGCCCAGAGGCCCTATAAAGAGGGGTTCCCAACTCAGATCAGCACAACACTCAGCCAGCTTCTGCAGCTTCTGGGCTCTGCAGTCTCAGCTCTGTTCCATCCTCTCCCCCAGCAACACCATGAAGCTGTGtgtgtctgctctctctctcctgctggtcatggctgcctTCTGGGCTCCAGCGCTTTCAGCACCAG TGGGTTCTGACCCTCCCACTTCCTGCTGCTTTTCTTACACTGCTCGGAAGCTTCCTCGAAACTTTGTGACCGATTACTATGAGACCAGCAGCCTTTGCTCCAAGCCAGCAGTGGT ATTCCTCACCAGAAAAGGGAAGCAAGTCTGTGCGGATCCCAGCCAGCCCTGGGTCAATGAGTATGTGAATGACCTGGAGCTGAACTGA
- the LOC114707726 gene encoding C-C motif chemokine 4-like isoform X2 translates to MKLCVSALSLLLVVAAFWAPALSAPMGSDPPTSCCFSYTAWKLPRNFVTDYYETSSLCSKPAVVFLTRKGKQVCADPSLPWVKEYVNDLELN, encoded by the exons ATGAAGCTGTGtgtgtctgctctctctctcctgctggtCGTGGCTGCCTTCTGGGCTCCAGCGCTCTCAGCACCAA TGGGTTCTGACCCTCCCACTTCCTGCTGCTTTTCTTACACTGCTTGGAAGCTTCCTCGAAACTTTGTGACGGATTACTATGAGACCAGCAGCCTTTGCTCCAAGCCAGCAGTGGT ATTCCTCACCAGAAAAGGGAAGCAAGTCTGTGCTGACCCCAGCCTGCCCTGGGTCAAAGAGTATGTGAATGACTTGGAGCTGAACTAA
- the LOC114707726 gene encoding C-C motif chemokine 4-like isoform X1: MKLCVSALSLLLVVAAFWAPALSAPMGSDPPTSCCFSYTARKLPRNFVTDYYETSSLCSKPAVVLLTRKGKQVCADPSLPWVKEYVNDLELN, encoded by the exons ATGAAGCTGTGtgtgtctgctctctctctcctgctggtCGTGGCTGCCTTCTGGGCTCCAGCGCTCTCAGCACCAA TGGGCTCTGACCCTCCCACTTCCTGCTGCTTTTCTTACACTGCTCGGAAGCTTCCTCGAAACTTTGTGACCGATTACTATGAGACCAGCAGCCTTTGCTCCAAGCCAGCAGTGGT GTTACTGACCAGAAAAGGGAAGCAAGTCTGTGCTGACCCCAGCCTGCCCTGGGTCAAGGAGTATGTGAATGACTTGGAGCTGAACTGA